The DNA window CCGtcgttttttctcttcccttttctctaCTTCAATCTCACTCTCTTCGCCTTTTTTGGCTTGTGACAGCCAGTTCAGTcactgctctttttttttctactatTTATAACGAGCCACGAAGAACGAAAGAACGAATAAATACCCTCGACGAGCGATAgacgacttcttcttcatcttcttcttcttcttcttcgataGAGAGTCTTTTTCATTAGTGCTTCCAATTGCCTCAACTGCTCTTCGACACACCCCTCTCTAGGATCGAAAACTACGTTTGATTAATTCGCAACCACCCGCTCTATTCTCCCCCCATGTCGGAAACAATGACATCCTCACACACCTATGCGCGCGAGCGGCGCGATCGCTACCACGAAGCagacgtcgtcgtcgtcggtgccggcatctttggctgcgCTGCCGCCTACGCGCTCGCCAACCAGGGCCGCTCCGTGCTTCTCCTGGAGCGGTGGATGCACGAGCCCGACCGGATCGTGGGCGAACTCCTCCAGCCCGGTGGCCTGGcagcgctgaagaagctgggcctgggccACTGCGTCGAGGGCATCGACGCCATCCCCTGCTACGGCTACAACGTCATCTACCACGGAGAGCCCTGCGCCATTCCGTACCCCAGGCTCAACGAAAAGGGCGAGGTCACACATGCCTGGAGCGGCAGAGGGACAGAGggcgagaagcagcagggATGCGGATTCCACCACGGCAAATTCATCACGCAGCTGCGAAAGGCCTGCCTGGGGCACAAGAACATCACAGTGGTCGAGACCGAGGTTGTCAAGACGATCCGGGGCGAGTTCGAAGACCAGATCCTGGGCGTGGAGTCGCGCACCACGGTGGACAAGGAGGccaacgagaagaagaacgacttcttcttcggcaagCTGACCATTGTGGCCGACGGCTACGACTCCAAGTTCCGCAAGCAGGTGCTCGAGACCAAGCCCGTCGTCAAGAGCAAGTTCTACGCCCTCGAGCTGGTCGACACGGTCCTGCCCACGCCGCTGCACGGCCACGTCATCATCGGCAACGCCTACCCCATCCTGCTGTACCAGATCGGCACCCACGAGACGCGCGCGCTCTTTGACGTGCCGCAGAACATCCCCGAGGCGTCGGTCGAGGCCGGCGGCGTGCGCGGCTACATCAAGAAGCACGCCATCCCGGCCCTGCCCGCGTCGGTGCGCCCAGCCGCCGAAAAGGCCCTCGCCGACGGCAAGATCCCGCGCAGCATGCCCAACAGCTGGCTGCCCGCCGTGCCGCAGACGCCCAACGGGCTCGTCGTGCTCGGCGACGCCCTCAACATGCGGCACCCGCTGACGGGCGGCGGCATGACCGTGGCCTTCAACGACGCCGtgctgctggccgagctgctgcacCCCGAGCGCGTGCCCAACCTCGACGACGCAAAGGCCATCCGCGACGCCATGCACAAGCTGTACTGGCGCCGCAAGAACttcaccagcatcatcaacacgCTCGCCCAGGCGCTGTACTCGCTCTTCGCCGCAAACGACCGCCAGCTGCGCGCCCTGCAGATGGGCTGCTTCGAGTACTTCCGCCGCGGCTGGACCGACGGCCCGGCTGGCCTGCTCGGCGGCATCATCCAGCGGCCCCTGGTGCTGGCGTACCACTTCTTCTACGTCGCCTTTGTGGCCATCTGGATGAACGCCTGCAACGTCATTGGCGGCCCGCTGGGCTTCTGgaagctgccgctggcgATACTGGACGCCGTGCTCATCTTGTGGAAGGCGTGTATTGTCTTTTTGCCCGTCATCTGGCGTGAAGGATTTCAGTAAAGCGAATCAAAAAGAGGTTTAgggcgtcttttttttctttgatatactccatctctttttgctttttgcatacaaaaagaaagaaagtcCTCAATACCctgatttcttctttactGTTTTATTTTCACCCCATTGGCAATGAAAGCGGGTTTGATTTTATAACCTCTCTCTTTAATGTACCGGTAGGCGTTGGCTTTGGAATAAGCAACAAAAACCATGTATTTTCACGCAGTTATGGCTAGTTAAAAAAGATGTCAAAGACTCCAAGTAATGTTAATAGCACTCAGAATTATATAAACAGAGACAGGTTATCTCTTGTTATTCGTGTTTCCATTGTAAATGGCCCAGTACCTAGCTTGCCTGCTTATGATGGAATCAGAGCCCAGCTTTACTCTTCCACACCTATGTGGCGtggtttatatatatatatggcgTCTATAAAGACCCGCTGGCCTTTTATTTATATGACTTGACTTCCATTCTTTccacatctctctctctctcgtccttGTCGATTTAGTGGCTTCAAGTAAGGCGTCTCCTATACACGCCCATCATCCAACACGCCCTCAACACAAACAGTCCAATGGCCATCTTGATGCTGTCCTGGATAACATTCAACTTGCTGCCGCCAACCTCGTGCCACTCAATGGGCACCTCGGCGACTTTAATGCCGGGGCTGGTCCCGAtgacgctgccgtcgctgccCAGGACGGGCGTCGCGGGCGCCGACTCGGCGAGCATCAGCATCTCAATGTCGAAGATCCAGCCCTCGGCATGCATGTACGGGACAATGTGCGGCAGCGCGGCGCGCGTAAAGAGCTTGAAGCCGCACTGCGTATCGCGGATCCGGGACGTGGCAGGGGGGGTGAGGATGGTGAGCACGAGGTGGAACGAGCGCATGAGAAAGTTTCGAAGAGCAGAGCGCTGAaggggagaggaagaagaaagagaggcatTAGCTAAAGAATGGAGAGAGTTTGTGTGATTTAATAggttttttttaacttaCCTTGACCACCGCCTCGCTGCCAACGAGATGGGCTCGGCTGCCAATAGCAACGCCTCGGCGAGAACCATCAACAACCTCTTCGACGCCCTCAATCAGCTTCGCTACATCGCTAAACCGTGACGCGCCGTCTGCATCGGCAAAGAGCGCATATTCGCCGCGGACATGACGAAAGCCATGCgtgacgccgccgcccttgcCCCGGTTCTTGGCCAAGGACACGACTCGCAGCACATCATCCAGGCCGTTCTTCTGCGCGAAATCGAGCACCACATCGACCGTCTTGTCGCGGCTGCCGTCGTTGACAATGATGATTTCGTAACCGCTGAGGCTTTGGTCTTTTGCACCAatagcgccagcagcgccttgcACATGCCGCTTCTTGGCTGTCGGCGAGAGAGGGTTCTtggtagcagcagtggtGCGTCCAAAGTGCTTGTCCAGGTACTCGACGGCCTCTTCCAGCGTGGGAATCACACGCTCCTCTTCATTGTACGCGGGGAACACGACGCTGAGGAGGAGCTCCGGGGGCTCAATGGAGCCGATGTCAGGCGTAGGATTTGCTTCGTCTGAGCGAGGGCGCTGCTCGCTGAGGTGGCGCTCGGCGAGCCATCGGTCGTACCAGCAGgggagagggcgaggagtCGTCTTGCCGGAAGGGCTGCTGGTGATGTATGTCTTTTCAGAGGAGAGGACGGGGCGAGGCTTGGAGGTCTTTTTCAGAGGAGAGGACGGGGCGAGGCTTGGAGGCGacgaggtggaggaggatgaagagctgtGGTAGGTTTCAAGTTAGCTGTGGCAGTCGATTGAGTCATGTTTATCTTGGTTACTTACGGCAACGAGCCCGAATAGAATCAGGGCGAGGAACAGGCCGAGCAAGATGGGAACTGGAGTCGCCTTGATCCATTCCCACAGCGGCGCCGGGAGCTCCAGCAAGGCTGTCGCGACGCCCATTTTTGTATGCGACGAGGGTATGAGGCCAGATGGGGAATAGAATCAAATCAATCGGGGGTTGTAGAATATATTGCACaatgaagaaggaaagagaagaagaaacgaaacgaacaacagaagaaaaggaaaaaaaggaaaaacaaagTGAAACGAATGTGAAATTGCGCAAAAGGTGCCAGATGCCAGATGCCAGATCAAGGGTTCGCTGACACCTGGCGAATGGCTGATGACGAGGTGTCGCAGCTTTGCTAcagcgagctgctgctattaaTATGCCAGGCACTAAGAAACAGGGGACTTCAGCGCAGTGAGGCCACAGTTTCGCGATTCCCACGCAAGGCTGGCCAATCACGAGCAGCGGGCTCGGCGGCCGTTCAGTGGGGGCGCTGCCACTAATTTCAGGTGCTGTAGCGTCCATGCGCTATCCAACCTCGAATATAGGGCTCAAGTGCTGTGATGGTTAGATTGATACACGGATTAAGATTTTGGTTGGATAATCAAATATAAATTGCTAAAGAATATTGCCATGTTTAGCGAGCGAGAATAGTCAAGAAAGAtgttggggaaaaaaagagagaagaggaacgaAAGCAACATTTGAAGTCTCCAATTAACCAAGCCCAATGTATAAACACCAACTGAGTCAACAAGCATATCCAACAGATGATAAGGAAATGAAATATAACCAAAAGCGATCCAGTGCCATTTATATAAGCATGTAGAAGTTGTGTATCCATGCTCTCTATTTTatcgagagagaaaaaagaaacccgATTTTTCATTCCATCATAACGAGtgatcctcctcttcttcatgtcaCCCAGCATTCCTCGCAATGTTGGTGAAGCCCGAAAGGCGTAAGCAGCTCTCCCATACCAAGAATACTGCTAAAAATTCCCGCCGCAAGCATATTAAGAGCAGCAATAATGAAAAGTCTCTAAAGAAagtaaaagcaaaaaaattCAAGTGCCGTAcattccctcttcttttatATCCAAACACTGATTACCCGAGAGTGGGTAAGGAGTGAAAACAGTCGGAGTGAGGGTGTGCCATTTCCAAACGCAATGCAAGAGACAAGTAGTATGACAATACCGAAATTAACAAACGAGTAGATGAACATTGCTGAGTTGTAGACGGAAAAAAGCCTCCCGGCTTATACAGTGATGGGTTGAGCTTTTGACCTGGCCCAGCGAGATTTCTTGGGAATCTTGGTCCCGCTCTTGGAAAATCTGCTAGACTTCTTGGTAGGTGTAGGCTCGGGGATCGAGTCCGCCTCTGGGAAGACGTTGATAACAATGGACTGTTGCTTAGCCTTGGGAGCAGAAACGGGAGCAGATGTAGGCGCAAGAGTAGAGACGGGAGAAAGGGTAGAGGCAAGGTCGAAAACAGACTGGGGTTGGGGTCCTTCCGCAGGCTCTTCCGCAGACTCCTCTGCCGGCTTCTCAGTGACCAACTTCTTGGGCCCAGATTGGATTCGCCCCCCCTCCTGTGACTTGAACTACCTTGACTGTCTTTTGCTCCTTGGAAAGCTTTCCAGAgttgactacatgtaccttcagctccttcagctcctgctgctctggGGAAGGGCTGCCGTCAATTGAAGGCAGGACGGATGTAGAGATGAGGGTGGCTGCAGAGGTGTTGAGGCTGGTGTTGAGAGAGCCAGGGAAAGACGTTTCGGATCTCTGCCGATGCTGCGGGTTCAGAAAGTCACCTTGCGGGTGGGATGTGATGCGTAGGACGGGAGCAGGTGAGTGGACAATGGGTGCAATGGAGCCAAAGTTCCTCATGGACGGGGGAGGCCGAGAGTCTCGGGCAGCCGCCTTGGTCGAGTTGGCCATGGCGATCCGGCCAATTGCAGAATCTGATGTGCGCCGGCTGCCTACCCGCGGTCGACGAGGAGCCATCTCGGCACCGGTGGGAGGCTGCACAACGGGAGGGCGATTGAGCCTCATCTCGAGGTCATCTTGAGAACTCGTAGAGCCGCTGGAGCTCTCTGATTCTTCTAGGAGTCGGGAGAGGCTGGTTAGCATCCGGTGAATCAAGATTTGCAGACGCTGACactgaggaagaagaagaagacggcgacgacaaaCCTTGTGAGGATGTTGGGCTGGTCCTGGAAGTATTATAACCAGACCCTCTGACAGCTTCCTTTCCCTTGGTCGACGCAGCATAGGCCGCAAACTGCGACCCAACATCAGGCATTGAGCTGGCCGTGGTTCGGCTGTGGGTTGATGTATAAGGCGAGACGCCCGTGTAGCTGTATGCTCGGGGCAGGCGCACCATGGGGGTGGCGGCGTTGTCCGTAGGGTATGAGACGTGGGACAAGCCGCTGCCAACACGAGGCATGCCGGGCATGTTCATGTTCATGCTGTggctggaagaagcagccatggcacTCCTCCGGCGGTTCTGCTCCTGGATCTTCTGGCGATCGTCTTCTCTCCAGCTGGGCGGCGCACTGGCAAtggcgtcggcggcggcatgtTTGGGAACGTGCCGGTAGGGAGTCTTtgtctcctcctccttctcctgtTGAGCAAGCTTGGCATTGTGCTCTTTGGCCTGCTGgcggctcttcttcaagcgcgagaagatggacattgttgcttcttttgtctcCTTTGGAGCGTTTTCCCTTCGGTCTTTGGCAGCTGAAGGCGGGAAGAAGGCCGATTTCAGCGTCACCAGATCCGATCCTATCGAGTTATACCAAGCAGTACGATAACCAGGGTATAGTAGAATAAGCTAACAGGGTGTAAAGGGTGGCTCCGCTCAGTAAGCTTCGGGAGAGGGGAGCAATGCAAAAAAGCAGATGATGTGCTGaaagatgatgcagatgtAGCTTATCAATGCCCGATGGTATATGTAGAAGTCGCGGTAGTAGGTAGTGGGAAGGAGAGGAAGGCTATAGAGATATAAGCCGAAGCGAGAGGTGTCTGCTTTATACAAATGTCCGGCAAGCCTCGATACGCTCGTTATGGATGGTTTACTTGTAAGTGAGTGGGTGTGGATCGGATCAGATGCGAGGGATGAGGAAAGCCTGGTTCGGAATCGAAGTGAGACACGCCCGGAGCAATCAGGTCGGTGTCGTGACCTATTTTAGAGCTTGGATCTAGCTCGTGATGGCTGATTTCAGCTTCAGTAAGGCAAGCCCAAGGAGAGCGAATAAGAGGAGTCGTGAACGGGAACGATGACGAAGTatgagaaggaggaagaaaagccGATCAGAGAGTTATGAAGTGGTAAAgtaaagaaacaaaagctgAGGAGAGAATAGAGCACAAAAATATGAatacgaagaagaaaaaaaaaaaggaccgGCAAGCTGAATAATAGCGGCAGCTCAGAGCTGGGAATCTTGCTTGCGGATCGCCGGAATTAacagatggagaagagcgcGCACAGTGAGAAACATATAGAGCGAGAATAGAGTAGATGGGGGCGAGGATTGGCTGCGCTTAAGACGAAAAGCAATGCAGGGAAAATGGCAAATGGACCAATTTGGGGGGGAAAAGGGAATTGGAGATGCCggaatgcagatgcaggaaTAGTTGCACTTTTGCGCTCTAGGCGGCCAGCTGAAATATGAGATGGCatgacatggacatggaccTGGCTGGACCTGGACATACCGGTGAAAGTAGTAGTACTTGCATGTACGAGCACAGCTAGATATGCACCCTGTCGGTTTAGCCTGGCCCGTATCTGTATGTACTTGGATCCTCGAGAGATAGGAGGGCCAGAGGCAGATTGGGGGATGCGATAGGCCTGGACGCTTCGCCCGAGGGTGGCTTTTGCTCGCCTGCAACGGGGGCGTAAATGGTTGGCCTGCAGAAGGCAGATGCGGCTGACTCGAGGGATGCGGTGCAACGAGCTGCGTGGTAAGACTCGGTGGCACACACGTGGACCGGAGGAGGCTGTAcgggagggagagagggaaaggTACCGGTACTTATAACCAGGCCAAACGGAGCAGCTTTTGGTCTGCCTATCTTGGCATATCTCTCTGCAAGCAACGGCTTGTTGTTTCTTGCTGCTAGCAGAGAGTCAATATGGCAAGATATCATGTCTCACCTCGGACAATGGCCTCATTGTTCCACCTGTGAAACTTTGTGCCAGCAAAGGCAATGCATAGGTAAGAAATGACACATTTGATCCAATTTTGACAACatcagagagagagagacgtcTCTCCCATCGTACCGTATCTGTACCGTCATTGCACATCTCCCAGCAGATGGTACTCCGTACCACTACTGCAAACATGGGTCCCCTCTCCAGTTGCAGTTCCAGTTCCAGTTACCGTCACCGtcatggcggcagcagcccgCGGACAAAGGAGCTGGGACCGTCAGAGTGCGCTAAAATAACTCCCCGCGCAGGAAACAAAGTTGAGCGTCGACAGAAAGCGGACGATTCGATCCCACTAAGCACCAGACGTAAACATAGTTGCGGGTACCTGATGGGCGGTGGGTTGGTGCCGTAACCTTATAGCCCACTCAcagggccagcagctccCCAAGTTATTGAAAATCAATCAATAATCCTGTAGGCGGAAATCAATAttaccaccaccgccacggACAGAAGTGGCCGCCACTCTCCATCCAGCGACGGCATTGGGACAAGGTGTTGTGCGTATTTTGTTCCCTTGTACTCGTGTACCTGAGGCATCATGTATTTGTGCCTATGATGACTTATACCGTCAATGACGAGCCGGCGAGTCGAGGAAACGGTCGGCGGCGCGGGATTCTGCCTGTGTCCGCCAAACAGCAAcacgaggccaaggagagtCCAatgcaaaagagaaagcaTCGCCACCACCTAGTTCGctcctctccctcatcgccatGCCATGTTGCGCC is part of the Trichoderma atroviride chromosome 1, complete sequence genome and encodes:
- a CDS encoding uncharacterized protein (TransMembrane:1 (o25-48i)) — translated: MGVATALLELPAPLWEWIKATPVPILLGLFLALILFGLVALFILLHLVASKPRPVLSSEKDLQASPRPLL
- a CDS encoding uncharacterized protein (EggNog:ENOG41), with protein sequence MSIFSRLKKSRQQAKEHNAKLAQQEKEEETKTPYRHVPKHAAADAIASAPPSWREDDRQKIQEQNRRRSAMAASSSHSMNMNMPGMPRVGSGLSHVSYPTDNAATPMVRLPRAYSYTGVSPYTSTHSRTTASSMPDVGSQFAAYAASTKGKEAVRGSGYNTSRTSPTSSQEESESSSGSTSSQDDLEMRLNRPPVVQPPTGAEMAPRRPRVGSRRTSDSAIGRIAMANSTKAAARDSRPPPSMRNFGSIAPIVHSPAPVLRITSHPQGDFLNPQHRQRSETSFPGSLNTSLNTSAATLISTSVLPSIDGSPSPEQQELKELKVHVVNSGKLSKEQKTVKVVQVTGGGANPIWAQEVGH
- a CDS encoding uncharacterized protein (TransMembrane:3 (o20-37i442-464o470-490i)~BUSCO:EOG092D1EK2), encoding MTSSHTYARERRDRYHEADVVVVGAGIFGCAAAYALANQGRSVLLLERWMHEPDRIVGELLQPGGLAALKKLGLGHCVEGIDAIPCYGYNVIYHGEPCAIPYPRLNEKGEVTHAWSGRGTEGEKQQGCGFHHGKFITQLRKACLGHKNITVVETEVVKTIRGEFEDQILGVESRTTVDKEANEKKNDFFFGKLTIVADGYDSKFRKQVLETKPVVKSKFYALELVDTVLPTPLHGHVIIGNAYPILLYQIGTHETRALFDVPQNIPEASVEAGGVRGYIKKHAIPALPASVRPAAEKALADGKIPRSMPNSWLPAVPQTPNGLVVLGDALNMRHPLTGGGMTVAFNDAVLLAELLHPERVPNLDDAKAIRDAMHKLYWRRKNFTSIINTLAQALYSLFAANDRQLRALQMGCFEYFRRGWTDGPAGLLGGIIQRPLVLAYHFFYVAFVAIWMNACNVIGGPLGFWKLPLAILDAVLILWKACIVFLPVIWREGFQ